CGATAAAAGTCGAACTTTCAAACTTTTGCTCAGAACATCCCAAAAACAAAACCTCCTGAAAATAATAAGTAAGTCATATCCTCAGGATGGGAATTCTCTGCTCCAGAACTTTgttcattttgggggggggggctcattCTATTCAAATATCTATTCCgggagcaaaaaaattaaaacttttcaacatttaattcgtcacaaaaaaaaaactatttttggtacctacttgaagtaTTTaaagattttgtgaaaaaaataaagggataaaaaatttcatcttctaaaaCATTTCTTTTCACAAATCTCTCAACTTTCACTTCGAGGAccaaaaaatggtgtttttaaTGACGAtgcaaacgttgaaaaattttcaaaatttttttttgtcagattttttccatgtttatcctaaaagtggtcaaatttctttgagaaaatatctttatttgaaaaattcctcaatttcaaaatcatgatCTTCCATGACCATCAATACAATATCTATCTACTTTCCTGCACATTGAAACCATCTCTATTTCTTTATAAATTCTATCATCCGTGTCGAGCCCGCGAACAGAGATGTAGTGGCAAGGCAACACCCAACGACGATCCAATTCCCCAAATACCGGTAAATTTCGTGATACTAATTAATTCTAAATCACggttaattttaaataaagcgTACGAAGCAACAAACGGTACCTACACGGTCTTGTGTTACACCCTTTCACAATCCATCTTCTCACCGTCTTCTCTTCATTCGCTCCAGATTAGGTAAAATTTACCTCATGAACATTGCACGATAGGTATACAGACACGCGTATCTCTACCACAGAGCGTACCTATTCTAAAGTAGCAAAACCAACTCGACGCGAAAACAAtacatcgataaaaaaaatttcaccttggTGTAGAATAAAAGCTAGGTAGGCGTGCTTTTTCCTACATTTCTCGAACAGTACACTTTCTTTTTGGCGCAATTTTCAGACAAGGTGAAAGATTCGCCAATGATCTCATATACTACGATAGGATTAGGTATGCATTTAATCTATCGTGCCACCAATATAGTAAGTCTTTACATGCTAAAAGCCATAGGTAAGTCCAGATACACGAAAGTTTTATTATTCGACATTTACATTGAAATAATCTCGTGGGAGAACTAGCTTCTACATACGAGATTCAATTTATCTGCTTATCGGTTAACCGAATCTTTAAATAGTAATGATTATTGTTTATGGGTGTGACATACGATGGCAATCTGATGCAGAGTCATCGAAATGCAGCTATAATAAACCGCTCACAATTAGCGCTTGTGTGTACCTATTTCTAAAGCGTAAAGCACATACTCGTACTTTCCCTGCACCTCTCTCTTTCTCTGCCaaaacatcatcatcatcatcatcattgtcGGCATCGGTATTTCTTTTTATTCGAGTAAAACTTTAGTATAAATACCTAACGAAAGATAGGTGATAATCGGCTCAGCAGATACTTAGGTGGTGGTCAGTGACACCGAAGTTTACACGTGAGTATGCAGCACCTAACCGTATAGAACGAcgtaaaaataatacatatattcgTCACGCCATAATGCTGTCCAGCGTCTAACCTAGTAGCTACGTTCTCATTGTTTTGTATTCTTCAACGTGGAAGTAAGCAAAGGTCAAGCTTCGCTGATATCTTAGGAACCTCACGTCtgcctaaaaaaatgtttgtagatattttttgtcTTCAAACCACTTAATGATGAGcattgattattattattttcctgTCACgtggattttttccctcattaaGTTCCCATAACCagaaattgaagatgaaaaaaaaattgaaattttattcgattgagttggaaagctgaaatttagtaagGTTAATAATTATTAACTTCATTTCTGACCAtactccctccccccccccaacaattTATTGAGGACGCTTTCGATTCGTTTTGAGCAGGTGGTAGTACTGAATAGTGAATACTCGAGCcacttttttgattaattatgtatttatttttttgtgcatttgATAAAACAATTATAATTGAACTACATACTTATAATATAGAAAGTAAATTGAATCACTGTCAACGTAATCTCTTCAAAtcaatgattttgtaaaaaaaaatctcaaatggCGTCTTccaactaacaaaaaaaaatatcttctgAGCACACCTCAATATTGCCAATATGAGTGTTCGTGCAATACGTgcttaaattaatgaaaaatgatataaaaaacgaaataaaattcaaatatgtcAATGTTTTACACTCTGTAGAGTACGCATTGTCTGAATGTAAGAATACATAGAGTTCAAGAAACTGGGGAAAAGATCCATTTTCAGAGTGAACAAATTCAACGCCTTCAAATACGTGCGCTGCTGCATTATCGCCAAAAAAGTAAGCACAGTTTTGCGCTGCTTGGGTGAAAAATGATACCAAGGCATTGCGTACACCTCATCAACAAACAAATCGTTCTATAAAAAACAAATCCATTAAAAATATCtcacaaacaaaaatgaaagattcttaatcttgaaacattgaaaacgaaaataccTGTCTTGAAAATAAATCTCCTACGACGCAAGTCATGAACCATAGCCCACCTAATCCAGCAAGCCAAATCCCAGTTTTAACGATTACGTCGAATTGAAgctgagattttgaaaatgtctaaGGTTCGAACATAAACAGGTACGAGTATTAAGATTTTAATTCAATCTAAATTGCTAACAAAGAAGGGACAATTTTCACCTCCGCTCCAAGAAACCCAAATCCAACCATGATCGAGAGTAGAAAGCAATATGTTACCGAACAACAcaaatccaacaattttttcaccGACAGCTTAACTCTGCAAAACacgatttattttcaaaacagacaAAAACATTCACGATTCACATTTTTACTACGCACATATCTATACGATACCTGTGCAATTTCTGATATCGTTTCACGCAGGATATGAACTCTTCATGGAAAGTCTCCATCGTTtgaatcttttctttttccaattctCTAATTTTACGCGAGCGAATTCGAATTCTTTCGTTTGCAAGCATAGCTGTTTCCTCTATCACTTTATCGAGATGTTCAATCCGTTGAAAAGTATGTTCCGacgatgatttcaatttttcgagcaaAATGGTAAACTTATTATGCATTGTGACGACCAAAATAAATATTGCCAGCGCACCGAAGCAATATGCCAACATTTCAGGCATTATGAGGACATCTTGACTACCCCACAAAAGATACCTCGCCCAAGAACTTTCAAAAGGACACCACACtgggaaaaatttaatcaaatatgGTCTTcttgtaaaattattcatttccaTTTGACTTTCGGGATCAGAAAACAAACCAGCGCcgataaaaaatccaaaaaatacagCAATCACCACAATTAGCCATTTTTTTACACTGATGGTTCCTTTAACTGCTTCAGAAAGCTCTGCAGAACTTGAATGATGGTCCTCATTGATGAAAAACGCTATAAATTGTTCGATAGTCTCGAACAAATAGAATACAGAAATCCCATACGCCAACTTGGCTGTGGTAATAATCAATGGTAAAACACCGAAAGTAACCGTACTAACGTCACGTATTTTTAAATCAGTGAGGTATGAGATACAGAAAATCCACATCATTATAGTGATTCCAATATGCCACGTTACAAAacattttcgagcttttttatttattcgtttatCGAAGAAAACTCCCACAGAAATCGAATAGCAAACTAAATAACATCTCAactcgaaagttgaaaatttttcaataaatggttccgaaaataataatgtttccaaaattttcaaagggttGGATAAAATTTGGTACAGTCTACACAGTTTTGTCCTTACGGAACTCATTTCGGACGAAACGTTTGAATACGCGAACAACTTACTCCACAAGTATACTTCTCAAAATAGGGATTCAACTACAATCAGTagatactaggtaggtactaagtacCTAATAGCATAAGTatttattaaatatttcaatgatAATTCCTTCCTCAAAAGAAATAAATATCTTCATTAGACAGACACGGAAGACCGAAGGTCGATTACAATAATGTAATACCAATCAGAAATAAAAGGGGATGATTTGAAAAGATTAAGCTTGGAGGGGGGAGGCGAAGTAAATTGGtggttgaacaaaaaaaatggcgaaaatgaCATGTAAGAAAATCTacgaaaatagtaaaaaaaagtcgtgtttttttggcataaatgaATAGATAAAAACGTAGGTAAACTACTTGGTGAAAGTTCACTGTGAAAATCGGCCATTTTGGACTATTTCAACGTTTACAAAAGACCGTTCTCCAAACTGGGCAAagattcacattttttgaacaggAATTTCGAGGTAGCAACCCACGTGAAGGATGTAGCACTTAAGCATCGACCAAAGTTATgagttcaaaagttcatttttggcccctcTAGGGcggtttgaaatttctggagaaatcggCGAAAGCTTCAAAAGTCTCTAAAACTAGTATTTGTTGATGTGTGGGAATTGAATcgaacaaattattcaatttgatccacatttctaaaaaaaaaaatgtacatttcatgaaaaagtttgaaaattgtcctTGAAATACTCTTGAACACCTTGAGTATTTTTCTCCCGTCTTCATAACATATCATATCACCCCGCACAGGGGGTATTGTGACCATTCTGTTTACGTAATCCTCAGGGTAAGCGCGTGCCATTGCTCTTTGTCCTGTTCCAAAGTACTTGAGTATCCAGCCCAGGACTACCACAGAAAATTGTTTGGTCACATCAATTTCCCTGAGTATGGAGACATTAGTTCTTTCAGCTGTCCATGGAGCTCTCAGGCAGCAGCCTCCAGTACAGGGATGCTGACGATTTTAAATATCAAGATaattaaattgattgattgaataaatGAGCTATCATGATACTAACAAATTGCAATATTTTCTGCAAGAATCGCTAAAGTGAATGCGAAAAATCGGACACTGCGCATGTCCAAATTGTGGGTGGAGCTTACTCCCAAAATGCAACAACCTCCCTCCAGTTTTTAGCGTAAATTTGTTGTTGCACACTAGCGATCCGTGCAGAAAATACCGCAAGTTATTGGTATCGTGATATTATCACGATAATCACAATAagtaattggaaaaaattaatcaattagcAATGGATAATATCGGCAGCATCCCTTCCACATTTCCATTGTGTCAATCCATGAATCCATTGCCAATCGCCTCCGCGAATCGTCCAAATCTTTGACATGTACAGGAACACAGACCAGCAAGTTGACCAGTCAAATTTCAAGGGTCTTGCTTACTTATCACCAAATTGCTCCATATTTGTTTCAAATGGGTCATCACAGTTTTGGTGAGGAACTGAGGAGGCAGTGATGATGTATCTCGGCTTCACattagagctgaaaatggtactcgctgacagtgggtagcgagttgaaaaaatgtcgcaccggttcacgttataactagtagcgcattgaatggGTAGCCggtgtaccggcatgacatcatcattgtcatcaatcatgtcaaacgtcaatcacacatacgaacgacaggtgtcgaagcgtaactcctcccacttatgcattatcaaattttggggtgcgtgcgcagaccaagtgcgaaaacattTGGGTTGTGCTCGCTATACACTACTATCTATAACCGAATCAACCTGATACAACCACTAGTGGGTTTAgccagtattttaaccagataccagtTAGCGGGTAGCATAACCATTTTCACTTTTACTTCACATCCACCAGTGTTCTCAAGGATGGATCCAAGGTAAGAGAATCCCTTCACAACTTGGATTCCATTGGCTTCCTAAATCTCTGGCACGTTGTTGGTTGGCTGGTCAATTATCATCTTTGTTTTTGTCCTGTTGATCAGTAGGCCATATCTTGCAGTGACTTCTTCCAGGCACTTGAGTAGCATGGACATGTACTTGACACTTGAGGCTACCAAAGTTGTGTCATTAGCATACCAGAGGTTGGTGATCTGTCTGCCACCTATTAGGACACCTCCTCGCCCTGATGTTGTCCTATTGGCCCAGACATTAGCTGATCCCTTCTCATACAGTTGTTTGATCAGGCACACTAGATGCTTTGGAGCACTCATCTCCAGCAGGATCCGTCATAACTTCTGCCACTGAACACAATCAAATGCTTTTTGGTAGTCTGCAAAGCATatccaaaaactttttaaaaatctaaaaactgaaattttggtcatgaGAGATTCAGAACATAGTCTTTTGATCTAGtcgattgaaattaaaaaact
This region of Planococcus citri chromosome 5, ihPlaCitr1.1, whole genome shotgun sequence genomic DNA includes:
- the LOC135848210 gene encoding uncharacterized protein LOC135848210; translation: MSSVRTKLCRLYQILSNPLKILETLLFSEPFIEKFSTFELRCYLVCYSISVGVFFDKRINKKARKCFVTWHIGITIMMWIFCISYLTDLKIRDVSTVTFGVLPLIITTAKLAYGISVFYLFETIEQFIAFFINEDHHSSSAELSEAVKGTISVKKWLIVVIAVFFGFFIGAGLFSDPESQMEMNNFTRRPYLIKFFPVWCPFESSWARYLLWGSQDVLIMPEMLAYCFGALAIFILVVTMHNKFTILLEKLKSSSEHTFQRIEHLDKVIEETAMLANERIRIRSRKIRELEKEKIQTMETFHEEFISCVKRYQKLHRVKLSVKKLLDLCCSVTYCFLLSIMVGFGFLGAETFSKSQLQFDVIVKTGIWLAGLGGLWFMTCVVGDLFSRQNDLFVDEVYAMPWYHFSPKQRKTVLTFLAIMQQRTYLKALNLFTLKMDLFPSFLNSMYSYIQTMRTLQSVKH